A genomic segment from Streptosporangium roseum DSM 43021 encodes:
- a CDS encoding GlxA family transcriptional regulator, whose amino-acid sequence MHRIVVLALDGVIPFELGIPARVFGVAKGQNGEPLYEVITCTVDGGPVRTDSDFSIAVEHGAEALATADTVVIPATHALGQISAEGRLPEPLARAIARIRPGTRLVSICTAAYVLAAAGLLDGRPATTHWSSAEHFQKRFPQVNVNPNVLFVDDGDVLTSAGVAAGVDLCLHIVRRDHGSEAANHVARRCVVPPWRDGGQAQFIERPIPERSTATTSATRAWALERLHLPLPLTELADHARMSRRTFTRRFRDEMGVSPGQWLILQRLELARRLLEASDLPVDGVAERAGFGTATSLRQHMQAAVGVSPMAYRRTFRSAEPDLTLVEA is encoded by the coding sequence ATGCACAGGATCGTCGTGCTCGCCCTGGACGGTGTCATCCCCTTCGAGCTGGGCATCCCGGCGCGGGTCTTCGGGGTGGCGAAGGGCCAGAACGGTGAGCCGCTCTACGAGGTGATCACCTGCACCGTCGACGGCGGCCCCGTCCGCACCGACTCCGACTTCTCGATCGCGGTGGAGCACGGAGCCGAGGCCCTGGCCACCGCGGACACCGTGGTGATCCCGGCCACCCACGCGCTCGGCCAGATCTCCGCGGAGGGACGGCTCCCCGAGCCGCTGGCCCGGGCGATCGCCCGCATCCGGCCGGGCACCCGCCTGGTCTCGATCTGCACCGCCGCCTACGTCCTCGCGGCGGCCGGGCTGCTCGACGGCCGCCCGGCGACCACCCACTGGAGCAGTGCCGAGCACTTCCAGAAGCGGTTCCCCCAGGTCAACGTCAACCCCAACGTGCTGTTCGTGGACGACGGGGACGTGCTGACCTCGGCCGGCGTGGCCGCCGGGGTCGACCTGTGCCTGCACATCGTCCGCCGGGACCACGGCAGCGAGGCCGCCAACCACGTGGCCCGGCGGTGCGTCGTCCCGCCGTGGCGCGACGGCGGCCAGGCCCAGTTCATCGAGCGCCCGATCCCCGAGCGGTCCACCGCCACCACCTCGGCGACCAGGGCCTGGGCGCTGGAGCGCCTGCACCTGCCGCTCCCCCTCACCGAGCTGGCCGACCACGCCCGGATGAGCCGGCGCACCTTCACCCGGCGCTTCCGCGACGAGATGGGGGTCAGTCCGGGCCAGTGGCTCATCCTGCAGCGGCTGGAGCTTGCCCGCCGCCTGCTGGAGGCCAGTGACCTGCCGGTGGACGGTGTCGCCGAGCGGGCCGGTTTCGGCACCGCCACCTCCCTCCGGCAGCACATGCAGGCGGCCGTCGGCGTCTCACCGATGGCCTACCGTCGCACGTTCCGGTCGGCAGAGCCCGATCTGACCCTGGTCGAGGCCTGA
- a CDS encoding ArsR/SmtB family transcription factor — translation MDVLAGLDACTTMEPDEGRVAAARDRLVTPEEATQLADLFRLLGDPTRAQLLYALLEAGELCVCDLTETVEVSDTAVSHALRLLRTAGIVASRRAGRMIYYRLADVHVRMLLDLSREHLRHG, via the coding sequence ATGGATGTCCTCGCCGGTCTGGACGCGTGCACGACCATGGAGCCGGATGAGGGGAGGGTGGCGGCGGCACGCGACCGGCTCGTCACCCCGGAGGAGGCGACCCAGCTCGCCGACCTGTTCCGCCTGCTGGGGGACCCGACCCGGGCGCAGCTCCTGTACGCCCTGCTCGAAGCCGGTGAGCTGTGCGTCTGCGACCTCACCGAGACGGTGGAGGTCAGCGACACCGCCGTGTCGCATGCGCTCAGGCTGCTGCGGACGGCGGGCATCGTGGCCAGCCGCCGGGCCGGGCGGATGATCTACTACCGTCTCGCCGACGTCCACGTGCGGATGCTCCTCGACCTCAGCCGCGAGCACCTCCGTCACGGCTGA
- a CDS encoding MFS transporter, producing MSDVRTGTVTTKVPARLDRLPWSRWHWMIIIGLGTVWILDGLEVTIIGNLSAQLAKDGSGLEITQTQVAGTAAALYVAGACLGALFFGWLTDRFGRKKLFIITMIVYLVATAATALSFSAWWFFLFRFLTGFGIGGEYAAINSAIDELIPSRHRGRIDIIINGSYWLGAAGGALLTVPLLNNFAVNVGWRIAFGLGVVLGLGILLVRRHVPESPRWLFIHGRDREAEELVDGIEEEVEREKGVRLEEPSQSMTIHQRRSIGFGRIAHTMVARYPKRTILGFSLFIGQAFLYNAITFGYAQILSTFFKIDTSTGYYFAVIAVGNFLGPLLLGRLFDTVGRVPMISGTYIGSGVLLLGTAWLFNQGVLTAVTLTACWCVVLFFASAGASAAYLTVSEIFPMETRAMAIAFFYAIGTFVGGIAGPLVFANLVESGRPGDTALAFSIGAVLMIAAGLVEMFLGVKAEGRSLEDIAEPLSAASP from the coding sequence ATGAGCGATGTTCGGACGGGGACGGTGACCACGAAGGTCCCCGCGCGGTTGGACCGGCTGCCATGGTCACGGTGGCACTGGATGATCATCATCGGCCTCGGGACCGTGTGGATCCTCGACGGCCTCGAAGTGACGATCATCGGCAACCTCTCGGCCCAGCTGGCCAAGGACGGCAGCGGGCTGGAGATCACCCAGACCCAGGTGGCCGGTACGGCGGCGGCCCTCTACGTGGCCGGAGCGTGCCTCGGAGCGCTGTTCTTCGGCTGGCTCACCGACAGGTTCGGCCGCAAGAAGCTGTTCATCATCACGATGATCGTCTACCTGGTCGCCACCGCGGCGACCGCGCTGTCGTTCTCCGCGTGGTGGTTCTTCCTGTTCCGCTTCCTGACCGGGTTCGGCATCGGCGGGGAGTACGCCGCGATCAACTCCGCCATCGACGAGCTGATCCCGAGCCGCCACCGGGGCCGGATCGACATCATCATCAACGGCAGCTACTGGCTCGGCGCCGCCGGCGGCGCGCTGCTGACCGTCCCGCTGCTGAACAACTTCGCGGTGAACGTGGGCTGGCGCATCGCGTTCGGCCTGGGCGTGGTCCTGGGCCTGGGCATCCTCCTCGTCCGGCGGCACGTGCCCGAGAGCCCGCGCTGGCTGTTCATCCACGGCCGGGACCGGGAGGCCGAGGAACTGGTCGACGGCATCGAGGAGGAGGTCGAGCGGGAGAAGGGCGTCCGGCTGGAGGAGCCCTCGCAGTCCATGACCATCCACCAGCGCAGGTCGATCGGCTTCGGCCGGATCGCGCACACCATGGTCGCCCGCTACCCCAAGCGCACGATCCTCGGCTTCTCGCTCTTCATCGGGCAGGCGTTCCTCTACAACGCCATCACCTTCGGGTACGCCCAGATCCTGTCGACCTTCTTTAAGATCGACACCAGCACGGGCTACTACTTCGCCGTCATCGCCGTGGGCAACTTCCTCGGCCCGCTGCTGCTCGGGCGGCTGTTCGACACCGTCGGCCGGGTGCCCATGATCTCCGGCACCTACATCGGATCCGGGGTGCTGCTGCTCGGCACGGCCTGGCTGTTCAACCAGGGCGTGCTGACCGCGGTCACGCTGACCGCCTGCTGGTGCGTCGTGCTCTTCTTCGCCTCGGCCGGGGCGAGCGCGGCCTACCTGACCGTCAGCGAGATCTTCCCGATGGAGACCCGGGCCATGGCCATCGCGTTCTTCTACGCGATCGGCACCTTCGTCGGCGGCATCGCCGGTCCGCTGGTCTTCGCCAACCTCGTGGAGAGCGGCAGGCCGGGCGACACCGCGCTGGCCTTCTCCATCGGCGCGGTCCTCATGATCGCGGCCGGGCTGGTGGAGATGTTCCTCGGCGTCAAGGCCGAAGGCAGGAGCCTGGAGGACATCGCCGAACCGCTGAGCGCCGCGTCGCCCTGA
- a CDS encoding AurF N-oxygenase family protein has translation MTIAPPDREQTAERLLRTSAKHSYDPLTEIDWEAPLAEGRPFAPPHRSSLYGTALWEELGEERRIELTRHETASIASVGVWFECLLIRVLMRHIYDQDPTTKHVQYALTEIGDETRHSVMFARMIDKFGCPAYGPDRVARLLGRSVVLVLRQISGFAGALFVEEVLDALQREAMADETLQPLSRQVSRIHVVEEARHIRYAKQELARQWTAAGPFARAYHRLVLGGAVYLATTRLVHPGVYAAVGLDPRRARRVAARNPHYRETLAWAAGKVVAELGGLGMIKGPGRRLWRRAGLLPEADLRSRDLLV, from the coding sequence GTGACGATCGCGCCCCCGGACCGCGAGCAGACCGCCGAACGGCTGCTGCGCACCTCGGCCAAGCACTCCTACGACCCGCTGACCGAGATCGACTGGGAGGCCCCGCTCGCCGAGGGACGCCCCTTCGCCCCGCCGCACCGCTCCTCCCTGTACGGCACGGCGCTGTGGGAGGAGCTCGGCGAGGAGCGGCGGATCGAGCTGACCAGGCACGAGACGGCCAGCATCGCGAGCGTCGGCGTCTGGTTCGAGTGCCTGCTCATCCGGGTGCTCATGAGGCACATCTACGACCAGGACCCCACGACCAAGCACGTCCAGTACGCGCTGACCGAGATCGGCGACGAGACCCGGCACTCCGTGATGTTCGCCCGGATGATCGACAAGTTCGGGTGCCCGGCCTACGGCCCCGACCGCGTCGCCCGCCTGCTCGGACGGTCGGTGGTGCTGGTGCTCCGGCAGATCTCCGGGTTCGCCGGGGCGCTCTTCGTGGAGGAGGTCCTCGACGCGCTGCAGCGCGAGGCCATGGCGGACGAGACGCTGCAGCCCCTGTCCCGCCAGGTCTCCCGGATCCACGTGGTCGAGGAGGCCCGGCACATCCGTTACGCCAAGCAGGAGCTCGCCCGCCAGTGGACCGCGGCCGGGCCGTTCGCCCGCGCCTACCACCGGCTGGTCCTCGGCGGCGCCGTCTACCTCGCGACGACCCGCCTGGTCCACCCCGGCGTCTACGCCGCCGTCGGGCTCGACCCGCGGCGGGCCCGGCGGGTCGCCGCCCGCAACCCGCACTACCGGGAGACCCTCGCGTGGGCGGCGGGCAAGGTGGTGGCCGAGCTGGGCGGGCTGGGGATGATCAAGGGGCCGGGCAGGCGCCTGTGGCGCCGGGCCGGGCTCCTGCCAGAGGCTGACCTGCGGAGTCGCGATCTCCTGGTATGA
- a CDS encoding TetR/AcrR family transcriptional regulator has product MSEEDIRGRILDAAEECFLEIGLSARIHRLIAERAAVSRPTVYKHVGDQQAILDALLHREVGRFLDIARPLLERPSPIREQLAEIVAFSVTYARHHPLLRKMLLEQPEVVLPRFTVDAGPLMRLAVDATAPALRRAFARAGATDVRIDVVVEWGVRLILSLITTPSLTTDLDDPVELRRYIDTLMRIGLIPLS; this is encoded by the coding sequence ATGAGTGAAGAGGACATCCGGGGGCGGATCCTCGACGCCGCCGAGGAGTGCTTCCTCGAGATCGGGTTGAGCGCCCGGATCCACCGGCTCATCGCCGAACGGGCCGCGGTCTCGCGCCCCACGGTCTACAAGCACGTCGGGGACCAGCAGGCCATCCTGGACGCGCTCCTGCACCGGGAGGTCGGCCGCTTCCTCGACATCGCGCGCCCCCTGCTCGAACGGCCCAGCCCGATCAGGGAGCAGCTCGCCGAGATCGTGGCGTTCAGCGTCACCTATGCCCGGCACCATCCCCTGCTGCGCAAGATGCTCCTGGAGCAGCCGGAGGTGGTGCTCCCCCGGTTCACGGTCGACGCCGGGCCGCTGATGCGCCTGGCGGTCGACGCGACGGCTCCCGCGCTGCGACGGGCCTTCGCCCGCGCGGGAGCCACCGACGTCAGGATCGACGTGGTGGTCGAGTGGGGAGTACGGCTCATCCTCTCCCTCATCACCACGCCCAGCCTGACGACCGATCTGGACGATCCCGTCGAACTGCGCCGTTACATCGACACCCTGATGCGCATCGGCCTCATTCCGCTGTCATGA
- a CDS encoding 3-oxoacyl-ACP synthase III family protein, translating to MRARITGVATYLPERTLTSAEVEQRIEGYVPYQGVVERLTGIRSRYVARDDQQASDLAVEAARKLDHAGADLMIFASASQDMVEPATAHIVAAKLGLSCPVFDVKNACNSVLNGIQIAEALILSGAHRKVLVCSGEVPSRAIRWRVRDRAQFVDSFAGYTLSDTGAAVLVTTDLERGIFYRDFSADSTAWAIGTLPGGGSAHPRDPEYSYFRGDGRRLKEAFERIGPDIFLNALKRTGLSWDDFAVVAVHQVALPYLRFLAQVLDIPEEKLVVSLPDHGNCASTTLPLQLALGGWEPGDRVALLGLGGGISTGVMLAEM from the coding sequence ATGAGAGCCCGGATCACGGGCGTCGCGACGTATCTGCCGGAACGGACGCTGACCAGCGCGGAGGTGGAGCAGCGGATCGAGGGATACGTGCCCTACCAAGGTGTGGTCGAGCGGTTGACGGGAATCCGGTCACGGTACGTCGCCCGCGACGATCAGCAGGCATCCGACCTGGCGGTGGAGGCCGCACGCAAGCTCGACCACGCCGGCGCCGATCTGATGATCTTCGCCTCGGCCTCGCAGGACATGGTCGAGCCCGCGACCGCGCACATCGTGGCAGCCAAGCTCGGCCTGTCCTGCCCGGTGTTCGACGTCAAGAACGCCTGCAACAGCGTGCTCAACGGGATCCAGATCGCCGAGGCGCTGATCCTGTCCGGCGCGCACCGCAAGGTGCTGGTCTGCTCGGGTGAGGTCCCCTCACGGGCGATCCGGTGGCGGGTCAGGGACAGGGCGCAGTTCGTGGACTCCTTCGCCGGATACACGCTGTCGGACACCGGGGCCGCGGTGCTGGTCACCACGGATTTGGAACGTGGCATTTTCTACCGCGACTTCTCGGCCGACTCCACCGCGTGGGCGATCGGCACGCTGCCGGGAGGCGGCTCGGCGCATCCGCGCGACCCCGAGTACTCCTACTTCCGGGGCGACGGGCGGCGGCTGAAGGAGGCGTTCGAGCGGATCGGCCCGGACATCTTCCTCAACGCGCTCAAGCGCACCGGCCTGAGCTGGGACGACTTCGCCGTCGTGGCGGTGCACCAGGTGGCGCTGCCGTACCTGCGCTTCCTCGCGCAGGTGCTGGACATCCCCGAGGAGAAGCTCGTGGTCAGCCTGCCCGACCACGGCAACTGCGCCTCGACCACGCTGCCGCTCCAGCTCGCGCTGGGCGGGTGGGAGCCGGGTGACCGGGTCGCCCTGCTCGGCCTGGGCGGCGGGATCAGCACGGGCGTGATGCTGGCGGAGATGTGA
- a CDS encoding glycosyltransferase: MNLWVIVPAYNEAAGIEATLRALAGQDDRDFTLVVVDNASTDDTAEIVRRHGVEVITETRKGTGAASDTGMRHAIAHGATHLARTDADCLPRPDWVRNIRRAFGDGLEMVGGRLVPRTDEFPLKFWERRFIPFVVDVAATFGRYRPGNRSPEYLGPYVMMPGATLAITAALYERAGGFPRTAIEEVHEDRALVNRVRKLTSAYGSRRDVVVFGSVRRLRAYGLAGTLAWYADHRYQPEVIDIR; this comes from the coding sequence ATGAACCTCTGGGTGATCGTTCCGGCCTACAACGAGGCCGCGGGCATCGAGGCGACGCTCCGGGCGCTGGCCGGGCAGGACGACCGTGACTTCACCCTGGTCGTGGTGGACAACGCGAGCACCGACGACACCGCCGAGATCGTCCGGCGGCACGGTGTCGAGGTGATCACCGAGACCCGGAAGGGCACCGGCGCCGCCTCCGACACCGGGATGCGCCATGCCATCGCGCACGGCGCGACCCATCTGGCCAGGACCGACGCCGACTGCCTGCCCCGCCCCGACTGGGTGCGCAACATCCGGCGCGCGTTCGGCGACGGGCTGGAGATGGTGGGCGGCCGGCTCGTGCCCCGGACCGACGAGTTCCCGCTGAAGTTCTGGGAGCGGCGGTTCATCCCGTTCGTGGTGGACGTGGCCGCGACGTTCGGCCGCTACCGGCCGGGCAACCGGTCGCCGGAGTATCTCGGGCCGTACGTGATGATGCCCGGCGCGACCCTGGCCATCACCGCCGCGCTCTACGAGCGGGCCGGAGGTTTCCCGAGAACCGCCATCGAGGAAGTCCACGAGGACCGGGCCCTGGTCAACCGGGTCCGCAAGCTCACCTCCGCCTACGGCTCGCGCCGCGACGTGGTCGTCTTCGGCTCGGTCCGGCGCCTGCGGGCGTACGGCCTGGCGGGCACCCTGGCCTGGTACGCCGACCATCGCTACCAGCCCGAAGTGATCGATATCCGGTGA
- a CDS encoding cytochrome P450 gives MNHEARLYLAAHPFVYPLMRLLARLGPVVRVPGLGVVVNDAVTARAVLTDERFRKDGPGSPGDLWTPVLGPSVLLNMEGPGHLALRRKLMPLFTPAYVSALVADVLREPLADLSARLGRGETVDLVDAMRVMAGAVICRVIGLGEVSEARARELFADGERVVSMVSLRSRRLRDRQVVIARQVLDKIGDIAQAAYEAGDESTVMGRMRAQGLSAAEARGAAGAFFLTGTETVATFVPRLIALLHDHRTRVGDLDQMIEEAMRITTPTPMMLRSVDSAARIGRVAVRPGDRVLIVTHNCARAYGPFDPSRRHPPELRRLWFGAGPHFCIGYPLALAEIRAVATVLLSHHVRVVRRRAARGVLIPTYEHLWITAA, from the coding sequence GTGAACCACGAGGCACGGCTCTACCTGGCCGCGCACCCCTTCGTCTACCCGCTCATGCGGCTGCTGGCCCGCCTCGGCCCGGTGGTCCGCGTCCCCGGGCTGGGGGTCGTGGTCAACGACGCCGTCACCGCGCGCGCCGTACTCACCGACGAGCGCTTCCGCAAGGACGGCCCCGGATCGCCCGGCGACCTGTGGACGCCGGTGCTCGGCCCGTCGGTGCTGCTCAACATGGAGGGCCCCGGCCACCTCGCGCTGCGCCGGAAACTGATGCCGCTGTTCACCCCCGCCTATGTCTCGGCGCTGGTCGCCGACGTGCTGCGGGAGCCGCTGGCGGACCTCTCCGCACGGCTGGGGCGCGGCGAGACCGTCGACCTGGTCGACGCCATGCGGGTGATGGCCGGCGCGGTGATCTGCCGGGTGATCGGGCTGGGCGAGGTCTCCGAGGCCCGTGCCCGCGAGCTGTTCGCGGACGGGGAGCGGGTCGTCTCGATGGTCTCGCTGAGGTCCCGGCGGCTGCGGGACCGGCAGGTGGTGATCGCCCGGCAGGTGCTGGACAAGATCGGAGACATCGCCCAGGCCGCCTACGAGGCCGGGGACGAGTCCACCGTGATGGGCCGGATGCGGGCGCAGGGGCTGTCGGCGGCCGAGGCCAGGGGCGCGGCCGGCGCGTTCTTCCTGACCGGCACCGAGACCGTCGCCACCTTCGTGCCCCGGCTCATCGCCCTCCTGCACGACCATCGGACGCGGGTCGGCGACCTGGACCAGATGATCGAGGAGGCCATGCGGATCACCACGCCGACGCCGATGATGCTGCGCTCGGTGGACTCCGCCGCGCGGATCGGCCGGGTGGCGGTACGGCCCGGCGACAGGGTGCTGATCGTGACCCACAACTGCGCCCGGGCATACGGCCCGTTCGACCCTTCCCGCAGGCACCCGCCCGAGCTGCGCCGGCTCTGGTTCGGCGCCGGCCCGCACTTCTGCATCGGCTACCCGCTGGCCCTGGCCGAGATCCGGGCGGTCGCCACGGTCCTGCTCTCCCACCACGTGCGCGTCGTACGGCGGCGCGCGGCAAGAGGAGTCCTCATCCCCACCTACGAACACCTGTGGATCACCGCGGCATGA
- a CDS encoding class I adenylate-forming enzyme family protein, whose translation MSDDIIGGIMATAGREPERTAIVDGRGRAITYGELARRVEAVRAAMTGRPRPAPGSGPRHGPEGQAGTEAGLQPGDGVLFATPPGTENGLQPGDGALLATPPGTENGLQPGDGVPFPAPPGTENGLQPGDGVLLATPPGTEDGLQPGDGVLFAVRPGVDAVVLALGAVAAGGTLVLADPGLAPEVLTARMTATRPRWVVAESLLYTLSGPLKGLARRRGLLLPNLRDPLPGRPVRHLYTGPWLPGVPRRALRLSRILRSPGAAATPDATGTIKPDTTGTTGPDVSGTTGPDMTGTTSPVISGTTGPDMTGTTGPDMTGAGAPDISEISADQPAAVIFTSGTTARPRGVVHTRGSLAAGLALFRSAFPLGPGDVVHTDQLMLGLPALLAGATWSLPGGGDPAEEMAARGATHTFAVPVHLDRLLRRTPRLPETLRYLLLGAAPAPPAVLRRAIESGPEVLSVYAMTEALPIAIASAREKLAQAEGDLLGAPLPGVGVRIADDGELFVSGPHLARRYLGEEPLEEIATGDLVRVEEGRLVLLGRKKDMILRDGVNIYPGLYEPAVAALPGVAEAAIVGLADPETGDEEVVLAVIPTDGYDEGLLRKALPAIIDAAALPDRVEPLDAFPRSGRADKLDRAALRDLVTRRA comes from the coding sequence ATGAGCGACGACATCATCGGCGGCATCATGGCCACCGCCGGCCGGGAGCCCGAACGGACCGCCATCGTCGACGGCCGCGGCCGCGCGATCACCTATGGCGAGCTGGCCCGCCGGGTGGAGGCCGTCCGCGCCGCCATGACCGGACGTCCGCGCCCCGCCCCCGGCTCCGGCCCCCGGCACGGTCCCGAGGGCCAGGCCGGTACGGAGGCCGGGCTGCAGCCCGGGGACGGGGTGCTGTTCGCGACACCACCGGGAACGGAGAACGGACTGCAGCCCGGGGACGGCGCGCTGCTCGCGACACCACCGGGAACGGAGAACGGACTACAGCCCGGGGACGGGGTGCCATTCCCGGCACCACCGGGAACGGAGAACGGACTACAGCCCGGGGACGGGGTGCTGCTCGCGACACCACCGGGAACGGAGGACGGGCTGCAGCCCGGGGACGGGGTGCTGTTCGCGGTACGGCCGGGAGTGGACGCGGTGGTGCTGGCCCTGGGGGCGGTGGCCGCGGGCGGGACGCTCGTGCTCGCCGACCCCGGACTGGCCCCCGAGGTGCTCACCGCCCGCATGACCGCCACCCGGCCCCGGTGGGTGGTCGCCGAGTCCCTGCTCTACACCCTGAGCGGCCCGCTCAAGGGCCTGGCCCGCCGCCGCGGCCTGCTCCTGCCGAACCTCCGCGATCCCCTTCCCGGCCGGCCCGTCCGCCACCTCTACACAGGTCCCTGGCTGCCCGGCGTCCCCCGGCGGGCCCTGCGGCTGTCACGGATCCTCCGATCGCCCGGTGCCGCCGCCACCCCGGACGCGACCGGCACCATCAAACCGGATACGACTGGCACCACCGGCCCGGATGTATCCGGCACCACCGGCCCGGATATGACCGGCACCACCAGCCCGGTCATATCCGGCACCACCGGCCCGGATATGACCGGCACCACCGGCCCGGATATGACCGGCGCTGGCGCGCCGGACATATCCGAAATTTCAGCAGATCAGCCAGCGGCGGTGATCTTCACTTCGGGGACCACCGCGCGACCGCGAGGCGTGGTGCACACCCGGGGATCCCTGGCGGCGGGGCTGGCGCTTTTCCGGAGCGCGTTCCCGCTGGGCCCCGGCGACGTCGTGCACACCGACCAGCTCATGCTGGGGCTGCCGGCGCTCCTGGCCGGCGCCACCTGGTCGCTGCCCGGAGGCGGGGACCCCGCCGAGGAGATGGCCGCCAGGGGGGCCACCCACACCTTCGCCGTCCCGGTGCATCTGGACAGGTTGCTCCGCCGGACGCCCCGGCTCCCCGAGACCCTGCGCTACCTGCTGCTCGGAGCGGCCCCCGCGCCCCCGGCCGTACTGCGCCGGGCGATCGAGTCCGGGCCCGAGGTGCTGTCGGTCTACGCGATGACCGAGGCGCTGCCGATCGCGATCGCCTCGGCGCGGGAGAAGCTGGCCCAGGCAGAGGGGGACCTGCTCGGCGCGCCCCTGCCGGGGGTCGGCGTCCGGATCGCGGACGACGGCGAGCTGTTCGTCTCCGGGCCCCATCTCGCCCGGCGGTATCTGGGCGAGGAGCCGCTGGAGGAGATCGCGACGGGGGACCTGGTCCGGGTCGAGGAGGGCCGGCTCGTCCTGCTCGGCCGGAAGAAGGACATGATCCTCCGCGACGGGGTGAACATCTACCCCGGCCTCTACGAACCGGCGGTGGCCGCGCTGCCCGGAGTGGCCGAGGCGGCGATCGTCGGGCTCGCCGACCCCGAGACCGGGGACGAGGAGGTCGTGCTGGCCGTCATCCCCACCGACGGCTACGACGAGGGCCTGCTGAGGAAGGCCCTTCCGGCGATCATCGACGCCGCGGCCCTCCCCGACCGCGTCGAACCCCTCGACGCCTTCCCCCGTTCCGGCCGCGCCGACAAACTCGACCGCGCCGCCCTCCGTGACCTGGTGACCCGCCGTGCCTGA
- a CDS encoding NAD-dependent epimerase/dehydratase family protein yields the protein MTGASGFVGGAVCRAAVNEGWRVSAFGRRPSVERGHVGGAPYTPWDLLGGRPELPEVDVVIHCAGSVTDWGPAEDVWAANVDGTRNAAAAFPGARFVHVSTASVYDPFRPTVMATEDMAPVGRYVNAYGAAKAAAERVLQGALVLRPHAVYGRGDTTLLPRVLGAVRGGRLLAVGDGRQRVSLTSVDNLVQACLLAAAGPVGHGVFNVTDAEPVVLDDALRSILEERGVDAEPYYLPLGLVEPLAFAAETAFRLLRRPRPPRLTRYAAGHLAVERTLDITAARDRLGFQPAATSFAGAAGW from the coding sequence GTGACAGGGGCTTCGGGGTTCGTGGGCGGGGCGGTCTGCCGCGCGGCCGTGAACGAGGGGTGGCGGGTCTCCGCCTTCGGCAGGCGGCCCTCGGTGGAGCGCGGGCATGTGGGCGGCGCGCCGTACACGCCGTGGGATCTCCTGGGAGGCAGGCCGGAGCTGCCGGAGGTGGACGTGGTGATCCACTGCGCCGGGAGCGTCACGGACTGGGGGCCGGCGGAGGACGTCTGGGCGGCCAACGTGGACGGGACCCGCAACGCGGCCGCGGCCTTCCCCGGGGCCAGGTTCGTGCATGTGAGCACGGCCAGCGTCTACGACCCCTTCCGGCCGACCGTGATGGCCACCGAGGACATGGCCCCGGTGGGCCGATACGTCAACGCCTACGGCGCCGCGAAGGCCGCCGCGGAGAGGGTCCTGCAGGGGGCGCTCGTGCTGCGGCCGCACGCCGTCTACGGCAGGGGGGACACGACCCTGCTCCCCCGGGTCCTGGGGGCGGTCCGGGGAGGGCGACTCCTCGCGGTGGGCGACGGCCGCCAGCGGGTCAGCCTGACCTCGGTGGACAACCTGGTCCAGGCTTGCCTGCTCGCCGCCGCCGGTCCCGTCGGGCACGGCGTCTTCAACGTGACCGACGCCGAACCGGTCGTCCTCGACGACGCCCTCCGTTCGATCCTGGAGGAACGAGGCGTCGACGCCGAGCCGTACTATCTGCCCCTCGGGCTGGTCGAGCCCCTCGCCTTCGCCGCCGAGACCGCGTTCCGGCTGCTCCGGCGTCCGCGTCCGCCCCGGCTCACCCGCTACGCCGCGGGCCACCTGGCGGTGGAGCGGACCCTCGACATCACCGCCGCCCGCGACCGGCTGGGCTTTCAGCCGGCGGCGACGTCGTTCGCGGGCGCGGCCGGCTGGTGA